Proteins found in one Bdellovibrio bacteriovorus genomic segment:
- a CDS encoding nucleotidyl transferase AbiEii/AbiGii toxin family protein gives MTPRQVMAVVTRELDAQKISSFIIGAAARDLLAERFGLTPSERKTSDIDFAILVPDWKAVDGLRKKLLGHPDIKVPSEGSIRFFLAGVPFDIVPFGGIEDQNHVVSWPPHHDTAMSVLGYSEAMKNVVDFEIEKQTVRVLSIEFFVALKLIAWGMNGARQRDIVDVGYLISNYSKINPDAYEYVLENNLDLLELLDHDYACAEIGCLGMQIASKLSGQPKEVIVEILRSEENIQQMIRDLLSIESLPDSESRDKSERKWKSFLRALLLGLNGNKE, from the coding sequence ATGACTCCACGTCAAGTCATGGCGGTGGTGACACGTGAGCTTGACGCGCAAAAAATTTCTTCTTTCATTATTGGTGCTGCGGCCAGAGACCTCTTAGCAGAACGATTTGGTCTGACACCCTCTGAAAGAAAAACTTCAGACATTGATTTTGCGATACTCGTTCCAGACTGGAAAGCCGTAGATGGCTTAAGAAAAAAACTGTTAGGTCATCCCGATATTAAGGTTCCTTCAGAGGGAAGTATTAGATTTTTTCTTGCTGGCGTTCCTTTTGACATTGTGCCCTTTGGAGGAATTGAAGATCAGAATCATGTAGTAAGTTGGCCACCCCATCATGACACTGCGATGTCGGTTTTGGGATATTCAGAAGCTATGAAGAACGTCGTAGATTTTGAAATAGAAAAGCAAACCGTACGAGTTCTTAGTATAGAATTTTTTGTCGCATTAAAGTTAATCGCCTGGGGTATGAATGGCGCACGGCAAAGAGACATTGTTGATGTAGGTTATTTAATTAGTAACTATTCGAAGATAAATCCTGATGCTTACGAGTATGTCCTGGAAAATAATTTAGACCTTTTAGAACTACTCGATCATGATTACGCATGCGCCGAGATCGGCTGTTTAGGAATGCAGATCGCATCAAAACTATCTGGTCAGCCTAAAGAAGTTATAGTTGAGATATTGCGCAGTGAAGAGAATATTCAGCAGATGATACGCGACTTATTAAGTATAGAAAGTCTGCCGGATTCTGAGTCTCGTGATAAATCCGAACGTAAATGGAAATCTTTTTTAAGAGCTTTACTATTGGGCTTAAATGGAAATAAGGAATAG